From the Cucurbita pepo subsp. pepo cultivar mu-cu-16 chromosome LG05, ASM280686v2, whole genome shotgun sequence genome, one window contains:
- the LOC111795853 gene encoding zinc finger protein CONSTANS-LIKE 9-like isoform X1: protein MLPKWKFLLCFLFSFQGRNSTHLAVLGFDKSSDNLSSERFENSFGKMGVMCDFCGDQRAMVFCRSDVACLCLSCDRNVHSANALSRRHTRTLLCERCHLQPASVRCIDERVSLCQNCDWTGHGTSSTSSSHKRQAINCYSGCPSAAELSSIWSFVLEVPSVNDACETEMGLMSISETDLTGAWSPSENNDACRRMLESTEARDVCSRDKSNVLVGSSSLSDFGSRPHTSDQPVELANMAVPKFCCPGTKLPEFCGDDDDDIYKEFDMDEMDLNLENYEELFGMSLNHSEDLFENGGIDSLFEAKGFEDSVCHSAVAAEGSSVGVVKPMQPACSNGASADSVVSTKTEPILCFNSRQASGVSFSGITGESSAGDYQDCGASSMLLMGEPPPWCAPGTESSIPSSDRNNAVLRYKEKKKTRKFEKRVRYATRKARADVRRRVKGRFVKAGEAYDYDPLSQTRSC, encoded by the exons atGCTCCCCAAATGGAagtttttgctctgttttcttttttcctttcaag GAAGAAATTCAACACATTTGGCAGTGCTTGGATTTGATAAGAGCTCTGATAATCTAAGCTCAGAgagatttgaaaattcatttgGAAAGATGGGTGTCATGTGTGATTTTTGTGGGGATCAAAGGGCAATGGTTTTCTGTCGATCTGATGTTGCTTGTTTGTGCTTATCTTGTGATCGTAATGTTCACTCGGCTAACGCCTTGTCGAGGCGTCATACAAGAACGCTGTTATGTGAAAGATGCCATTTGCAACCTGCCTCAGTAAGATGTATTGATGAGAGGGTTTCTCTGTGTCAAAATTGTGACTGGACGGGTCATGGCACGTCTTCGACTTCATCATCGCACAAGAGGCAAGCCATCAATTGTTACTCTGGTTGTCCATCAGCTGCTGAGCTTTCTTCCATCTGGTCCTTTGTTTTGGAGGTTCCCTCTGTGAATGATGCTTGTGAGACAGAGATGGGATTGATGAGCATTTCTGAGACCGACTTGACGGGAGCTTGGAGCCCTTCGGAGAATAACGACGCCTGTCGAAGAATGCTCGAGTCGACTGAAGCCAGAGATGTTTGCAGCAGGGACAAATCAAATGTTTTGGTTGGATCATCTTCACTCTCTGACTTTGGCTCTAGGCCTCACACTTCAGATCAGCCAGTTGAATTGGCTAATATGGCTGTACCCAAG TTTTGCTGTCCTGGAACGAAACTTCCCGAATTCTGTggcgacgacgacgacgacatcTACAAGGAGTTTGACATGGATGAAATGGATTTGAATCTCGAAAATTACGAGGAGCTATTTGGTATGAGCCTTAATCATTCTGAAGATCTTTTCGAGAACGGTGGAATCGATAGCCTTTTCGAGGCGAAAGGCTTTGAAGATTCAGTTTGCCACAGTGCAGTTGCTGCAGAg GGCTCTTCTGTTGGAGTGGTCAAACCAATGCAGCCAGCCTGCAGCAATGGTGCATCTGCCGACTCGGTTGTGAGTACTAAAACCGAACCGATTCTCTGTTTTAATTCAAGGCAAGCATCGGGTGTGTCGTTTTCTGGCATTACGGGTGAGAGTAGTGCTGGTGATTATCAAGACTGTGGAGCTTCTTCCATGCTTCTAATGGGAGAGCCTCCTCCTTGGTGTGCTCCTGGCACTGAAAGTTCGATCCCGTCGTCTGATCGTAACAATGCTGTTCTACGTTacaaggagaaaaagaagacacGCAA ATTTGAGAAACGAGTAAGATACGCGACACGCAAAGCTCGAGCCGATGTGAGAAGGCGAGTGAAGGGACGCTTTGTGAAGGCCGGAGAGGCGTATGATTACGACCCGTTGAGCCAGACTAGAAGCTGCTGA
- the LOC111795853 gene encoding zinc finger protein CONSTANS-LIKE 9-like isoform X2, whose product MGVMCDFCGDQRAMVFCRSDVACLCLSCDRNVHSANALSRRHTRTLLCERCHLQPASVRCIDERVSLCQNCDWTGHGTSSTSSSHKRQAINCYSGCPSAAELSSIWSFVLEVPSVNDACETEMGLMSISETDLTGAWSPSENNDACRRMLESTEARDVCSRDKSNVLVGSSSLSDFGSRPHTSDQPVELANMAVPKFCCPGTKLPEFCGDDDDDIYKEFDMDEMDLNLENYEELFGMSLNHSEDLFENGGIDSLFEAKGFEDSVCHSAVAAEGSSVGVVKPMQPACSNGASADSVVSTKTEPILCFNSRQASGVSFSGITGESSAGDYQDCGASSMLLMGEPPPWCAPGTESSIPSSDRNNAVLRYKEKKKTRKFEKRVRYATRKARADVRRRVKGRFVKAGEAYDYDPLSQTRSC is encoded by the exons ATGGGTGTCATGTGTGATTTTTGTGGGGATCAAAGGGCAATGGTTTTCTGTCGATCTGATGTTGCTTGTTTGTGCTTATCTTGTGATCGTAATGTTCACTCGGCTAACGCCTTGTCGAGGCGTCATACAAGAACGCTGTTATGTGAAAGATGCCATTTGCAACCTGCCTCAGTAAGATGTATTGATGAGAGGGTTTCTCTGTGTCAAAATTGTGACTGGACGGGTCATGGCACGTCTTCGACTTCATCATCGCACAAGAGGCAAGCCATCAATTGTTACTCTGGTTGTCCATCAGCTGCTGAGCTTTCTTCCATCTGGTCCTTTGTTTTGGAGGTTCCCTCTGTGAATGATGCTTGTGAGACAGAGATGGGATTGATGAGCATTTCTGAGACCGACTTGACGGGAGCTTGGAGCCCTTCGGAGAATAACGACGCCTGTCGAAGAATGCTCGAGTCGACTGAAGCCAGAGATGTTTGCAGCAGGGACAAATCAAATGTTTTGGTTGGATCATCTTCACTCTCTGACTTTGGCTCTAGGCCTCACACTTCAGATCAGCCAGTTGAATTGGCTAATATGGCTGTACCCAAG TTTTGCTGTCCTGGAACGAAACTTCCCGAATTCTGTggcgacgacgacgacgacatcTACAAGGAGTTTGACATGGATGAAATGGATTTGAATCTCGAAAATTACGAGGAGCTATTTGGTATGAGCCTTAATCATTCTGAAGATCTTTTCGAGAACGGTGGAATCGATAGCCTTTTCGAGGCGAAAGGCTTTGAAGATTCAGTTTGCCACAGTGCAGTTGCTGCAGAg GGCTCTTCTGTTGGAGTGGTCAAACCAATGCAGCCAGCCTGCAGCAATGGTGCATCTGCCGACTCGGTTGTGAGTACTAAAACCGAACCGATTCTCTGTTTTAATTCAAGGCAAGCATCGGGTGTGTCGTTTTCTGGCATTACGGGTGAGAGTAGTGCTGGTGATTATCAAGACTGTGGAGCTTCTTCCATGCTTCTAATGGGAGAGCCTCCTCCTTGGTGTGCTCCTGGCACTGAAAGTTCGATCCCGTCGTCTGATCGTAACAATGCTGTTCTACGTTacaaggagaaaaagaagacacGCAA ATTTGAGAAACGAGTAAGATACGCGACACGCAAAGCTCGAGCCGATGTGAGAAGGCGAGTGAAGGGACGCTTTGTGAAGGCCGGAGAGGCGTATGATTACGACCCGTTGAGCCAGACTAGAAGCTGCTGA